A region from the Rosa rugosa chromosome 6, drRosRugo1.1, whole genome shotgun sequence genome encodes:
- the LOC133717188 gene encoding uncharacterized protein LOC133717188: MSRSRVLRNPIAFVLGVVLVCSFVILALTMLRLPDPTTTATTHHSHSDNKLLIGKFGEMMIQMLPEDLAFTVFLPSEKAFKRDLRLDPSDSFVGEKMNDTYAVVSRVLGFSAVPRSIGSETVAFGKEISYDSISGFVLYITKDEDGRLVVNGVRSERVDLRRKGSLVHVMDGVLMDAEFQQSVQYDGEED; the protein is encoded by the coding sequence ATGAGCAGAAGCCGGGTTTTGAGGAATCCAATCGCGTTCGTATTGGGGGTGGTATTGGTTTGCAGCTTTGTAATACTCGCGCTCACAATGCTACGTCTTCCAGATCCAACCACAACAGCCACCACTCATCATTCCCACAGTGATAACAAGTTACTGATCGGAAAGTTTGGGGAGATGATGATCCAAATGTTGCCGGAAGATCTAGCTTTCACGGTCTTTCTCCCATCGGAGAAAGCTTTCAAGCGGGACCTGAGGCTGGACCCGAGTGATAGTTTTGTTGGGGAGAAGATGAATGATACGTATGCAGTGGTTTCTAGAGTGCTGGGCTTCTCCGCCGTGCCGCGGAGTATTGGTTCCGAAACGGTGGCGTTTGGGAAGGAGATTTCGTATGATTCGATATCGGGGTTTGTGCTGTACATAACGAAGGATGAAGATGGAAGGCTGGTTGTCAATGGGGTTCGATCGGAGAGAGTTGATCTGAGGAGGAAGGGGAGTCTTGTGCATGTTATGGATGGGGTTCTGATGGATGCCGAATTCCAGCAATCAGTTCAGTATGACGGGGAAGAAGATTGA